Proteins from a genomic interval of Gossypium hirsutum isolate 1008001.06 chromosome A09, Gossypium_hirsutum_v2.1, whole genome shotgun sequence:
- the LOC107889311 gene encoding uncharacterized protein: MFIFRLKLFIWVLLSISYLAFFTSASLCKQFVQQTTRQFEQETDRFWEFQVQSNRWVEVKLPFDLVSCVNDNCNKVGLIDQTKGTKEENLGNEKDASNQNNNSMKDGNIGRLDENSYANLPQRKRISLTKMSDTSIWVTGGSGSIYERFWNGVQWVIAPHDLHLSAGSAVSVLIVNQTILAISEEGNLYQMQLGDNSQPIWVEFKPAFNQSTNEEAEQSSVIQIKSSTVSYDGQRVYFCTKNGLLLELSEVEPPRWENHGRPPGADVAAIADAARIRAEVVYTISSAGDLYEYDKNSRPSWKKHLKSVDASKEGSLIPLMGCTVHGLIGDHSISLFLLTKGGKLVERRLYQRKWKWINHESPEDHHLTSITPLLEDEPNETFISLFLTTSTGSVFEYRIPNHSGTAQENQISVTWLNHMHPPNAKAARGIAGLRFQLGRTLFALDDGRLAELHMPNLGGENSGPTHQFNMRKKVSSKYVWSILDAPETEGWNAEYCTEERGPMNCIAGIKDESNDAGNTRSLTRRRKGNKAQQEYLSPSTSRSALAETSKEYSFPDNWTNTNFRLRMMQAGVSFFMVTDEGLTFEYLYTENVWLWLRHDHSTPMRGSLGNYNGSLFFVDIYGTLLIRERTGNDLAWINCTAMRKGAQVTAGPPWDGKLKVTAEDALFFVSRSGRLLQFTVALRKFKWKYCRNPPETKLACIIDQEIFRENIVFVVGRNGRLYQYNKVTELWHEHHQSQHLVLSRLPGTAIRPSFFSLTGSLFMLSEDGGLVEYHWNAWDGWIWVEHGTPCKDVNLVAPPGPFFKGNQLLLIGSDGNVYLRYMDQLTWRWKNCGSPHDRDKDTEDQTKMENPNYSNGNCDPKVASTRPIPLSENSAIFELRDGRLAEIREVQDKQWVWIRIIGTPTSTCTASYWIALAS, from the exons ATGTTTATATTCCGTTTAAAACTTTTCATCTGGGTCCTTTTGTCAATAAGCTATCTTGCCTTTTTCACTTCTGCTTCTTTGTGCAAACAGTTTGTTCAACAAACGACTAGGCAATTCGAGCAGGAAACAGATCGGTTCTGGGAGTTTCAAGTGCAATCCAACAGATGGGTTGAAGTGAAACTTCCTTTTGATCTTGTATCTTGTGTTAACGATAACTGTAATAAAGTGGGTTTGATTGATCAAACAAAAGGGACCAAAGAAGAAAACTTAGGAAACGAAAAAGATGCTTCTAACCAAAACAACAACAGTATGAAGGATGGTAATATTGGAAGACTAGATGAAAACTCTTATGCAAATTTGCCTCAAAGAAAAAGAATCTCCTTGACTAAAATGTCTGATACATCCATTTGGGTCACTGGTGGAAGTGGGTCTATCTATGAGAGGTTCTGGAATGGAGTTCAGTGGGTTATAGCACCACATGATTTGCATCTATCCGCAGGTTCTGCAGTCTCAGTCTTGATAGTCAACCAGACAATTCTTGCCATCTCAGAGGAAGGAAATCTATACCAG ATGCAACTCGGTGACAACTCGCAACCAATATGGGTGGAGTTCAAACCTGCATTCAATCAAAGTACAAATGAAGAAGCAGAACAGAGTTCAGTGATTCAAATAAAGTCCAGTACTGTTTCATATGATGGACA GAGAGTTTATTTCTGCACAAAGAACGGCTTGTTGCTAGAACTCAGCGAGGTTGAACCTCCAAG GTGGGAgaatcatggccggccaccaggAGCAGATGTCGCAGCAATTGCTGATGCAGCTAGAATTAGAGCAGAAGTTGTATATACAAT TAGTTCTGCAGGTGATCTCTATGAATATGATAAGAACTCAAGGCCATCATGGAAAAAGCATCTAAAGAGTGTAGATGCATCAAAAGAGGGTTCTCTAATACCACTCATGGGGTGCACCGTACATGGCTTGATTGGAGATCACTCTATATCCTTGTTTCTCCTAACAAAG GGAGGTAAGTTGGTAGAGAGACGACTATATCAacggaaatggaaatggataaatcATGAAAGTCCAGAAGATCATCACCTGACATCTATTACTCCCTTGCTGGAAGATGAACCAAATGAAACATTCATCTCATTGTTTCTAACTACATCCACCGGATCAGTTTTTGAGTATCGAATACCAAACCATTCAG GTACAGCTCAAGAGAACCAAATCTCAGTAACATGGCTGAATCATATGCATCCACCAAATGCAAAAGCTGCAAGAGGTATTGCAGGACTAAGATTTCAACTTGGCAGGACCCTGTTTGCACTGGATGACGGTAGACTTGCAGAGTTACATATGCCTAACCTAGGTGGTGAGAATTCAGGGCCAACACATCAATTTAACATGAGAAAAAAAGTATCCTCTAAGTATGTCTGGTCAATATTAGATGCGCCTGAGACAGAAGGATGGAATGCTGAGTATTGTACAGAAGAACGTGGACCTATGAATTGCATAGCAGGTATAAAAGATGAATCAAACGATGCAGGTAATACAAGATCCCTGACAAGAAGGAGAAAGGGTAATAAAGCACAACAAGAGTACTTATCTCCAAGCACATCCAGGAGTGCCCTTGCAGAAACATCAAAAGAATACAGTTTCCCAGATAACTGGACTAACACTAATTTCCGACTGAGGATGATGCAAGCAGGTGTATCATTTTTTATGGTAACAGATGAGGGTTTGACGTTTGAATATCTTTACACTGAAAATGTATGGCTCTGGTTAAGGCACGACCATTCAACACCTATGAGAGGTTCCCTAGGAAACTACAATGGAAGTTTATTTTTTGTTGACATTTATGGAACCTTGCTTATCAGAGAAAGGACCGGAAATGACCTAGCATGGATAAATTGCACTGCAATGAGGAAAGGAGCACAAGTTACGGCAGGTCCTCCTTGGGATGGTAAACTGAAAGTCACAGCAGAAGATGCACTCTTTTTTGTGAGCAGAAGTGGAAGACTACTTCAGTTCACA GTTGCCCTGAGAAAGTTCAAATGGAAATACTGCCGAAACCCTCCAGAAACCAAACTTGCATGCATAATAGACCAAGAAATCTTTAGGGAGAATATAGTGTTTGTTGTTGGAAGAAATGGTCGGCTCTACCAGTATAACAAAGTAACTGAATTGTGGCATGAGCATCACCAATCTCAGCATTTGGTTCTATCCAGGTTGCCAGGAACTGCCATAAGGCCTTCATTCTTTTCATTAACAGGTTCACTTTTCATGCTTTCAGAAGATGGTGGATTAGTTGAATATCACTGGAATGCATGGGATGGTTGGATCTGGGTAGAACATGGCACTCCATGCAAAGATGTTAACTTAGTTGCTCCTCCTGGTCCATTTTTCAAAGGCAATCAACTGCTTTTGATAGGTTCAGACGGAAATGTATACCTAAGGTACATGGACCAATTGACATGGAGATGGAAAAACTGTGGTTCCCCGCATGATAGAGACAAAGATACTGAAGATCAAACAAAAATGGAGAACCCAAATTATTCGAATGGTAACTGTGACCCAAAG GTTGCTTCTACAAGACCAATTCCACTTTCTGAAAATTCAGCTATTTTCGAGCTAAGAGATGGCAGA TTGGCAGAAATTCGGGAAGTTCAGGACAAGCAATGGGTATGGATACGGATAATTGGCACTCCAACAAGTACATGCACAGCAAGTTATTGGATTGCTTTGGCGTCATGA